In Daphnia pulicaria isolate SC F1-1A chromosome 5, SC_F0-13Bv2, whole genome shotgun sequence, a single genomic region encodes these proteins:
- the LOC124341123 gene encoding interleukin enhancer-binding factor 2 homolog — protein MRGNFRRNSRMLRRGGAGPILMGGRPMHHMSGFKPRPHILRMPFDMFVSESFYPRLKPQPDDKDLTQALLKRHAELVPPANEQTSIQCLLLKVQGILEGLTVAPGSFEACQLEEVRIVGSFKKGTMVCGHNVADLVVILKTLPTHEAIRSLGAKILEEVQKQQAQINHELEITDRGFNILSVTPPENTKAVVRVLITTIGRNFRLISSSMHLDMKYLQSHLAAVRHSRWFEENVNHTSVKVLIRLLRDMRTRIKGLEPLSPWMIDLLAHFSVLNTPNRQALSVNLAFRRVIQLLSAGFFLPGSCGILDPCEVGAIRVHMVMTMEQEDLLCRTAQNLLRILSHGGYNAILCLDQKNVDPTAELSVWNGIVVTPQDSVYDSTLYDRKTGEEPEDEEVEEVEAPTTEKEADSAI, from the exons ATGCGTGGAAATTTTCGTCGAAATTCTCGTATGTTACGTCGCGGCGGGGCCGGTCCGATATTGATGGGAGGAAGACCAATGCATCATATGTCCGGCTTTAAACCTCGTCCTCATATTCTTCGAATGCCGTTTGATATGTTTGTTTCTGAATCATTTTACCCACGACTCAAACCCCAACCTGATGATAAAGATCTCACTCAAGCTTTGTTGAAACGGCATGCTGAGCTTGTCCCTCCTGCCAACGAGCAGACTTCCATTCAGTGTCTTCTTCTCAAAGTACAGGGGATTCTTGAAGGACTTACTGTGGCCCCAGGATCCTTTGAAGCTTGC cAATTGGAAGAAGTGAGGATTGTTGGATCCTTTAAAAAGGGAACAATGGTCTGTGGGCACAATGTGGCTGATCTTGTCGTCATTTTGAAAACTCTTCCAACACATGAAGCTATTCGTTCCCTTGGGGCCAAAATCTTGGAGGAGGTGCAGAAGCAACAAGCACAAATAA ATCATGAACTTGAGATAACTGACCGAGGTTTTAACATTCTCAGCGTGACTCCTCCTGAAAATACAAAAGCGGTCGTTCGAGTTTTAATTACAACTATCGGCCGCAACTTTAGGCTCATCAGCTCATCAATGCATCTAGACATGAAATATCTCCAGTCTCACTTAGCTGCCGTCCGACACAG CCGATGGTTCGAAGAAAATGTTAACCACACATCAGTTAAAGTCCTGATTCGCTTATTGCGTGATATGAGGACACGCATAAAAGGACTTGAACCATTGAGCCCATGGATGATCGACCTTCTG gcTCATTTTAGCGTACTCAACACCCCTAATCGACAAGCATTGTCCGTCAATCTAGCGTTCCGCCGTGTCATTCAACTTTTGTCAGCTGGATTCTTTCTCCCGGGCTCTTGTG GAATACTTGATCCTTGTGAGGTGGGAGCCATTCGCGTTCACATGGTAATGACGATGGAACAGGAAGACTTACTTTGTCGTACCGCCCAGAATCTCCTGCGGATTCTTTCTCATGGAGGCTACAACGCCATTCTCTGTCTTGATCAGAAAAATG TGGATCCTACTGCTGAATTGTCTGTATGGAACGGCATCGTCGTCACCCCTCAGGACAGTGTCTACGATTCAACACTATACGATAGGAAAACCGGCGAGGAACCCGAAGACGAGGAAGTTGAAGAAGTTGAAGCCCCTACAACAGAGAAAGAAGCCGATTCTGCCATctaa
- the LOC124340910 gene encoding neprilysin-like, whose protein sequence is MADSFVVTSTETLSPANINTPIKSRWFVRIAVVVAGVFMVATGLLSYQVSQSIKQLDAVIEELGSAQQTIDGLKQKDPICNTKECVVSAAALMEAMDPSVDPCQDFYQFTCGGWLRKNSIPETSSRWGHFNILREQVTHLLKEVLTEPNAMRDSKPVNNSRDMYMACMDTDAIEILGLTPLTEILDSYGRWPMTVSNWTADQFDWRSVSLSIRKNFGESFLFEVYNYLDWKDTNRSSIYLDQSGLGLPYSTLINAKSNSTAVVMKAYANYVFETAKAVRDTIQGGSNDSDITRQVEQMIDFQIELAKIQTKPEMRRNRTRMYNPMRLDALQRWTNVVHLTRSTNYIKWADYINDIYSVVNISVSENEQVVVTEPEFLRKLVRLLDQTSPRVIANYIHWRLVMKASDNTNQLMNSIAFKFWKVFYGASEPQPRWRFCVNKVANTLGFAVGALYVERAFDEHAKKEAIEMIGHLKEAFNSLVKKSQWMDPETKIRALEKAAAMKEFVAYPDWILNKTQLTLAYEGVEIDSNNHFENYLNVTRFLEYGEMKGLRLPTDRTTWVTFPSVVNAFYYFFYNSITFPAGILQPPFFGKGRLAALNYGGIGAVIGHEITHGFDDHGRQTDKDGRVNLWWTNQTLTKYLQGAQCFVEQYGNYTFPEFAGTEAFHINGIISQGENIADNGGVREAFLAYQNFVALNGREARLPGLEQYTPEQLFFISYGNIWCGKQTTQSLKQQILNGPHSPERYRVLGTLSNSVDFSRHFKCSKDSAMNRPNKCILW, encoded by the exons ATGGCGGATTCATTCGTCGTCACATCGACAGAGACTCTATCCCCAGCGAATATTAATAC CCCGATAAAATCTCGCTGGTTCGTGCGGATAGCTGTCGTTGTTGCCGGAGTTTTTATGGTGGCCACTGGACTTTTAAGCTATCAAG TTAGCCAATCCATCAAACAATTGGACGCTGTGATCGAAGAGCTGGGAAGTGCTCAACAAACGATCGATGGCCTTAAACAGAAAGATCCCATTTGCAACACCAAGGAATGCGTCGTCTCAG CCGCTGCTTTGATGGAAGCCATGGATCCATCCGTCGATCCTTGTCAGGATTTTTACCAGTTCACCTGCGGAGGTTGGCTTCGTAAGAACAGCATTCCCGAAACAAGTTCCCGCTGGGgccatttcaatattttaaggGAACAAGTCACTCACTTACTTAAAG AAGTTTTAACCGAGCCGAATGCGATGCGGGATTCGAAACCGGTGAATAATTCACGAGATATGTACATGGCTTGTATGGACACGGAtgcgattgaaattttgggaTTGACACCGTTGACTGAAATTCTGGATTCGTACGGTCGGTGGCCGATGACCGTGTCAAACTGGACGGCCGACCAGTTCGATTGGAGATCAGTGAGCTTATCCATCCGGAAGAACTTTGGAGAAAGTTTTCTCTTTGAAGTGTACAATTATCTCGACTGGAAGGACACTAATAGAAGTTCCATTTAC TTGGATCAATCCGGACTGGGACTTCCGTACTCGACTCTGATCAACGCCAAGTCAAACTCAACAGCTGTTGTGATGAAAGCGTATGCCAATTACGTTTTCGAAACAGCCAAGGCGGTAAGGGACACGATTCAAGGAGGATCTAATGATTCCGACATAACCCGTCAAGTGGAACAGATGATTGATTTCCAAATAGAACTCGCCAAA ATTCAAACCAAGCCGGAAATGAGGAGGAACAGGACGCGGATGTACAATCCCATGCGATTAGACGCTCTGCAGCGGTGGACAAATGTTGTCCATTTGACTCGTTCAACCAACTAc ATTAAATGGGCTGATTATATCAACGACATTTACTCCGTCGTCAACATTTCTGTGAGTGAGAACGAGCAAGTTGTCGTCACCGAGCCGGAATTCCTCCGCAAACTCGTCCGTCTTTTGGACCAAACTTCCCCAAGAGTTATTG caAATTACATCCACTGGCGTTTGGTGATGAAGGCGAGTGATAATACAAATCAGCTGATGAACTCGATCGCATTCAAATTCTGGAAAGTCTTTTACGGGGCTTCAGAACCGCAACCAAGGTGGCGGTTCTGCGTCAACAAAGTAGCCAACACGTTGGGATTCGCCGTTGGGGCTTTGTACGTCGAAAGGGCATTCGACGAACACGCCAAAAAAGAG GCGATTGAAATGATTGGACATTTGAAAGAAGCATTCAATTCTTTGGTGAAAAAATCGCAATGGATGGACCCGGAAACTAAAATTCGAGCGCTGGAAAAGGCGGCCGCCATGAAAGAATTTGTGGCTTATCCGGACTGGATACTCAATAAAACTCAACTGACACTTGCTTACGAAGGG GTGGAGATAGACAGCAATAATCACTTTGAAAATTATCTCAACGTCACTCGGTTTTTAGAGTACGGAGAGATGAAAGGACTTCGTTTGCCAACAGATCGCACGAC GTGGGTCACTTTTCCGTCGGTTGTCAAcgctttttattactttttctaCAATTCCATCA CTTTCCCTGCTGGGATCTTACAGCCACCCTTTTTTGGAAAGGGTCGCTTGGC TGCTCTCAACTACGGCGGAATAGGAGCTGTAATTGGACACGAAATAACCCACGGCTTTGACGATCACG GGCGGCAGACAGATAAAGACGGTCGAGTCAACTTGTGGTGGACTAATCAAACGCTGACTAAATATCTCCAAGGAGCGCAGTGCTTTGTCGAGCAATACGGAAACTATACTTTCCCGGAATTCGCTGGAACTGAAGCTTTTCAT ATCAACGGAATCATCTCACAAGGTGAAAACATTGCGGATAACGGCGGCGTGAGAGAGGCCTTTTTAGCCTATCAGAATTTCGTAGCCCTGAACGGGCGAGAAGCCCGTCTGCCCGGCTTGGAGCAGTATACACCGGAGCAGCTCTTCTTCATTTCCTATGGCAACATTTGGTGTGGCAAACAAACTACGCAGAGTCTCAAACAGCAAATCTTGAACGGTCCGCACAGTCCCGAACGCTATCGAGTACTAGGCACCCTGTCCAATTCGGTCGATTTCTCCCGTCACTTCAAATGCTCGAAAGATAGTGCCATGAACCGCCCTAATAAATGCATTCTCTGGTAA
- the LOC124341172 gene encoding 1-acylglycerol-3-phosphate O-acyltransferase ABHD5-like, translated as MEIDQQSTIEQVSPGTVAEVDTKCWWSISNYFQWCPTSMYHLKRAESRILKVIKTAYEAKYVNIGKCVGGTENKIWTLMLNKDAEKTPLVMLHGFASGVALWCLNLDTLARERPVYAIDLLGFGSSSRPHFSSNALEAESEMVKSIEEWRKQIGLEKFVLLGHSMGGFLASAYALQHPDRVSHVVLADPWGFPDRPSGNDSNSRIRIPLLVKGIAFLLQPFNPLWLIRVSGRLGPHIVRKARPDIFKKYAATVEDADEAISQYVYHCNAQSPTGESCFHAMMVSFGWAKYPMLHRIPALRTDIPVTFIYGARSWVDRHPGEIIKESRKESTVELHIIDGAGHHVYADKTDEFHRLVLTACKSVDEKPTTEEERVHEL; from the exons ATGGAAATAGATCAACAGTCTACCATTGAACAGGTTTCTCCTGGAACTGTAGCTGAAGTGGATACTAAGTG TTGGTGGAGCATAAGCAATTACTTCCAGTGGTGTCCAACATCAATGTATCACCTTAAGCGAGCAGAGAGCAGAATTCTAAAAG TTATCAAGACTGCATATGAGGCGAAATATGTCAATATTGGGAAGTGTGTAGGAGGCACTGAGAACAAAATATGGACCTTAATGCTCAACAAGGATGCAGAAAAAACACCATTGGTAATGCTTCATGGATTTGCTTCAGGTGTTGCATTATGGTGCCTTAACCTTGATACCCTTGCAAGAGAGAGGCCTGTTTATGCAATAGATCTTCTAG GTTTTGGTTCCAGCAGCAGACCACATTTTAGCAGTAATGCCTTAGAAGCTGAGTCTGAAATGGTAAAATCTATCGAAGAGTGGAGAAAACAAATAGGATTGGAAAAATTTGTTCTGCTTGGTCATAG TATGGGAGGGTTTCTCGCTTCGGCTTATGCTTTGCAACATCCCGACCGTGTTTCGCACGTTGTACTGGCAGACCCTTGGGGGTTTCCTGATCGTCCGTCTGGGAACGATTCCAACAGCCGTATCAGAATTCCTCTCTTGGTTAAGGGAATTGCCTTTCTCCTTCAACCTTTTAACCCGCTGTGGCTTATCCGAGTGTCTGGACGTTTAG GGCCTCATATAGTGCGAAAAGCTCGTcccgacatttttaaaaagtatgcCGCAACAGTAGAAGATGCAGATGAAGCCATTTCTCAGTACGTTTACCATTGCAACGCCCAAAGCCCAAC AGGGGAATCCTGCTTTCATGCTATG ATGGTTAGTTTTGGATGGGCCAAATATCCCATGCTTCATCGTATCCCCGCACTAAGAACAGACATCCCTGTTACGTTCATCTATGGAGCGAGATCGTGGGTTGATAGGCATCCGGGAGAGATAATCAAGGAAAGCAGAAAGGAATCAACTGTTGAACTCCAC ATTATTGACGGTGCCGGTCACCATGTTTACGCTGATAAAACGGACGAGTTCCATCGACTTGTGTTGACAGCATGCAAGTCGGTAGACGAGAAACCGACCACTGAAGAAGAACGGGTGCACGAATTATAG